The genomic segment TTCATCATCTACCAGCAAGATTCTTGCTTCTTTCTCCATGTCCGTTCCCTCCCTTGCTGTCATTCATTCTACCATGAGAAACGACGCCGATAAAAAAGATAAGGAAATGGTAAGGTAGTGTTTTAGTAGGGGAAAGGTCTGGCCTTTATGATGAAGGAGAAAGGAGCGGATTCACCTATGTGGGCTATTTGCCAACACGAATTTTTTCGGTTGTTTAAAAGTATCAAATCGTTAATTACCGTTGCCTTTATCGTCGGCATCTCGTATTTGGTTTCTGACCTCGTCAATCAGGCAGCAAGCTTTCTCCCGCAAAAGGAGCTGGCGCAGGGACATGCGCTTGGTATCTTTGCACTCATCATGCTGTTCGGGCCCTTGTTTGTATTCAGCCTGTCTCATGATGTCATAAATCGTGAGCTAGCGGGCAGGACGATTCGCTTTCTCGTCACCCGAACTTCACGCAATCGGATCATTTTGGGGAAATTTCTCGGAGTCGCGTTCTTCTGGCTAACCTGCATGATTATTACGTTTGGCGTAGTTTTCGCCACCGTACAAACGTTTGACGCCAAGACCTTTTACCTCTGCGTATCGCTGCTTATCTATTGCATCTCGCTGGCACTGCTGCTCTCGCTCGTCATACCTCGCCCCAGCTACACGATGTTTTTGGGAATTGTGATCGCACTGATCATGCCAGGTCTTGGACTGTGGAGCACCTTCTCCAGCCACCCGGCAGCACCATGGATTAAATATTTGACACCCTTTTCATTTATGGAAAAAAGCGGCGTCTGGACCGGCTTCATTTGGCTCTATGCTGCAGCATTCCTGATCGCTTCTATGTACTTATTCCGACGGAGGGATTGTTAATGGCAATGATCGAGACCATACAGTTGAACAAGCGCTTTGGCAATCGCACGGTCGTGAATGACGTCAGTCTTACTGTGCACAGCGGGGAGATTTTCGGATTCCTCGGTCGAAACGGCGCAGGAAAATCGACCTTTATCAATATGCTCACAGGCATTCTGATTCCGACAGCGGGCACCATTCGCATGTTTGGGGAGGATGCCAATAAGGAAGGATGGAAAAAGCGAATTGGCGTACTGCCGGATTACTCCACCTTCTACGACCATTTGTCTCCTGCGGAGCATCTGCACTATTTCGCTCGGGTAAAAGGCGTCACACTAACAAAAGAAGAATGCATGCGTATCCTGACAGCCGTTGAGCTCGAGGAGCATGCATCCCGCAAAGCCAAAACCTTTTCCTTCGGGATGAAAAAGAAGCTGGGCATTGCCCAAGCATTAGTCGGAGACCCAGAGCTCATCTTCCTCGATGAGCCTACTTCTGGCGTGGACGTCGAATCAGCCTTGCATATTCAAAATTTACTGCGCAAGCTCCATCAACAAGGAAAAACGATCTTCATGACCTCGCACAATTTGAATGAAGTCGAGAAAATCTGTACCCGCATCGCCATCATGAAAAGCGGGAAAATCAGTTCACTCGGCACTCTCAATGAGCTGCAAGCTGCCCATCTGGCATGGCGATCTGTGCATGTGCGTCACTCGGCTTTTGCTGCGGAGGATTCTGGAAACCTACGCACCTTTATTGAGTCCCTCGGGCGCAATACGATTTGGGAAGACGGGCGTCTCTCGATTCAGGTCGATGACGATCAAAAAGTGGCAACCCTCGTTCGTGCTCTTGTTCAGGCACGTGTGGATATTTATGGCGTGAACGTTGAAGTACCTTCGCTTGAACGAATTTTTATGGGGGAAGAGTCTCATGATGCTTAATCTCGTTTTTGCCGTGCTTCTATCCGGGATGCTGCTTTTCAACA from the Brevibacillus brevis genome contains:
- a CDS encoding ABC transporter permease, whose protein sequence is MMKEKGADSPMWAICQHEFFRLFKSIKSLITVAFIVGISYLVSDLVNQAASFLPQKELAQGHALGIFALIMLFGPLFVFSLSHDVINRELAGRTIRFLVTRTSRNRIILGKFLGVAFFWLTCMIITFGVVFATVQTFDAKTFYLCVSLLIYCISLALLLSLVIPRPSYTMFLGIVIALIMPGLGLWSTFSSHPAAPWIKYLTPFSFMEKSGVWTGFIWLYAAAFLIASMYLFRRRDC
- a CDS encoding ABC transporter ATP-binding protein translates to MAMIETIQLNKRFGNRTVVNDVSLTVHSGEIFGFLGRNGAGKSTFINMLTGILIPTAGTIRMFGEDANKEGWKKRIGVLPDYSTFYDHLSPAEHLHYFARVKGVTLTKEECMRILTAVELEEHASRKAKTFSFGMKKKLGIAQALVGDPELIFLDEPTSGVDVESALHIQNLLRKLHQQGKTIFMTSHNLNEVEKICTRIAIMKSGKISSLGTLNELQAAHLAWRSVHVRHSAFAAEDSGNLRTFIESLGRNTIWEDGRLSIQVDDDQKVATLVRALVQARVDIYGVNVEVPSLERIFMGEESHDA